One part of the Musa acuminata AAA Group cultivar baxijiao chromosome BXJ1-5, Cavendish_Baxijiao_AAA, whole genome shotgun sequence genome encodes these proteins:
- the LOC103985630 gene encoding LOW QUALITY PROTEIN: E3 ubiquitin-protein ligase hel2 (The sequence of the model RefSeq protein was modified relative to this genomic sequence to represent the inferred CDS: inserted 1 base in 1 codon) encodes MDDSCAVCTETLEWVAYGPCRHREVCSTCVVRLRFVLGDRRCCICKTECPVVFVTKALGDYTRMVVDFSVFPVSSTEGQVGRYWYHEDTQAYFDDMDQYKVIKAMCLLSCSVCDKNTDRQGSERSKRRARFRSIEQLKGHLFHQHKLVMCKLCLEGRKVFTCEQKLYTRSQLNQHMSTGDSEVDGSDSDRGGFMGHPMCKFCRKPFYGDHEHYMHMSTVHYTCHICRRQHAGQYDYYRNYNDLEMHFRQDHFLCENQACLERKFVFFQTEAEMKRHNVLEHGEHMSHSKRNSALRIPTSFRYRQNEQEHRRGRGRGFHSDPSVNHLSMGTQANLETALTSGGFHDSSSSSRLNAEQGETSHADVVRDSSEASTSIAVSEAPSRTPLSLSQSHTTTPMLVEFPPFGDRDSREPSYGYAQALSQSSRKAVKLEKESFPPLPGATGQSKPIHTSESFYMNSLAVGLQRSRGSVVTNSAQSSPPEYHGRFPSFSEFRATPTNGPTSSTSSISQMGARPSASSACNSNTARGMRQSTLAPNLAEGRLSGHAAPCMNSAVDGKETLTTGNQSITSMGDVYSANKSLVERIRADLGMDEGRYGAFKSMSSEYRRGRINTWEYLSYVEQFGLSHLGVELARLCPDAQKEKELIDAFHANMWNKSLLENGGSKGGRKGKGKGKAIVHAETRATSARDTLDTVRKVEDGCRIAKDKLQSSARDACANSSSVDVNLAGKNTAGEVDSVKDTAKQNVADGGNSNQTXKKASKFHRVRLGDGSASF; translated from the exons ATGGACGACAGCTGCGCGGTGTGCACGGAAACCCTCGAGTGGGTGGCCTACGGACCCTGCCGCCACCGGGAGGTCTGCTCCACCTGCGTCGTGCGGCTCCGCTTCGTCCTCGGCGATCGCCGCTGCTGCATCTGTAAGACCGAGTGCCCCGTCGTCTTCGTCACCAAG GCTTTGGGGGATTATACGAGGATGGTAGTTGATTTCTCGGTGTTTCCGGTTTCCTCGACAGAAGGTCAGGTGGGACGATATTGGTACCATGAAGATACACAGGCCTACTTCGATGATATGGACCAGTACAAGGTGATAAAGGCAATGTGCCTGCTTTCTTGTAGCGTTTGCGACAAGAATACAGATCGTCAAGGTAGTGAGAGATCAAAGAGGAGGGCCAGATTTAGGAGCATAGAGCAATTAAAGGGCCACCTCTTCCATCAGCACAAGTTGGTCATGTGCAAACTATGTTTGGAAGGAAGAAAG GTTTTTACTTGTGAGCAAAAGTTATACACTAGATCACAATTAAATCAACACATGAGCACAGGTGACTCAGAGGTGGATGGCAGTGACAGTGACCGTGGTGGTTTTATGGGTCACCCAATGTGTAAGTTCTGcagaaaaccattctacggagaTCACGAACACTATATGCACATGTCGACAGTTCATTACACCTGCCATATATGTCGAAG GCAGCATGCTGGACAGTATGATTATTATAGGAACTACAATGACTTGGAG ATGCATTTCCGACAAGATCATTTCCTCTGTGAAAACCAGGCATGTTTGGAAAGGAAGTTTGTTTTTTTTCAAACTGAAGCAGAGATGAAG aGGCATAATGTTCTTGAGCATGGGGAACACATGTCTCATTCTAAGCGGAATTCTGCACTCAGG ATACCAACTAGCTTCAGATATCGGCAGAATGAACAAGAACACCGCCGAGGAAGAGGCCGTGGATTTCATTCAGATCCTTCTGTTAACCATCTATCAATGGGAACACAAGCCAACCTTGAAACTGCTTTAACTAGTGGTGGATTTCATGATTCTTCATCTAGTTCTCGTTTGAATGCTGAGCAGGGGGAGACTAGCCATGCTGATGTAGTTAGAGATTCTTCAGAAGCATCAACTTCTATTGCAGTTTCAGAAGCACCTTCAAGAACTCCATTGTCTTTGAGCCAAAGCCATACGACTACACCGATGCTAGTAGAATTCCCTCCCTTTGGTGATAGGGATTCTCGAGAGCCTTCCTATGGATATGCTCAAGCTCTTAGCCAAAGCTCTAGAAAAGCTGTCAAACTCGAGAAGGAATCATTTCCTCCGCTACCTGGTGCAACTGGTCAATCGAAACCTATTCATACGTCAGAAAGTTTTTATATGAATAGCCTCGCTGTCGGTCTCCAacgcagcagaggctctgtcgtAACTAACTCTGCTCAGTCTAGTCCACCAGAGTATCATGGGAGATTCCCATCTTTTTCTGAGTTCAGAGCCACACCAACTAATGGTCCTACATCATCCACTTCTTCAATTTCTCAGATGGGAGCAAGGCCATCTGCCAGTTCTGCTTGTAATTCGAATACTGCTCGTGGGATGAGACAGTCAACATTGGCTCCTAACCTTGCAGAGGGACGTCTATCTGGCCATGCTGCTCCCTGCATGAATTCTGCTGTGGATGGAAAGGAAACATTGACAACAGGCAACCAATCTATTACTTCAATGGGGGATGTTTATTCCGCAAACAAGTCCTTGGTTGAAAGGATTCGTGCTGATTTAGGGATGGATGAGGGTAGATATGGTGCATTTAAAAGCATGTCATCTGAGTATCGTCGAGGTCGAATCAACACATGGGAGTATCTTTCTTATGTTGAGCAATTTGGCCTGTCACATCTTGGTGTTGAACTTGCTCGACTATGTCCTGACGCTCAGAAAGAGAAGGAATTGATTGATGCCTTCCACGCTAATATGTGGAACAAAAGTCTGCTAGAAAATGGTGGGAGCAAAGGTGGTAGGAAGGGGAAGGGAAAGGGAAAGGCTATAGTGCATGCTGAAACTCGTGCAACTAGTGCCAGGGATACTTTGGACACTGTAAGAAAAGTGGAGGATGGGTGCCGAATTGCCAAGGACAAGCTTCAATCGTCAGCTAGGGATGCTTGTGCAAATTCAAGTTCTGTTGATGTGAATTTGGCTGGAAAAAATACTGCTGGTGAAGTCGATTCTGTTAAAGACACTGCAAAGCAGAATGTGGCTGATGGAGGAAATAGCAATCAAA TAAAAAAGGCGTCAAAGTTTCATAGAGTACGGCTGGGTGATGGTTCGGCATCTTTTTGA